The following proteins are co-located in the Streptomyces bottropensis ATCC 25435 genome:
- a CDS encoding glycoside hydrolase family 12 protein has product MATRTRTRTRTRTLGRIGKVLLAPALALGVTVGLASAPASAAVWNSCDRWGNTSLGGYTLYNNIWGSGAGSQCVWANSGTNWGVWADHPNTGGIKSYPNSKKVINKSITSLGSLNSSYNVTVPSSGAYNTSYDVWDTDHDYEIMLWVNYNGAVGALGSFQQSVTVGGHSWNVYKGRAYRSDGTYWDVISFLRTSDSTSGTVQILPVLKWIKDTKGWMGNETIGDVQFGFEVTSSSGGLNFTTNNLTVSSS; this is encoded by the coding sequence ATGGCAACACGCACCCGCACCCGCACCCGCACCCGCACCCTGGGCCGGATCGGCAAGGTCCTGCTGGCCCCCGCCCTCGCCCTCGGTGTCACCGTCGGTCTCGCCTCCGCCCCCGCCTCGGCCGCCGTCTGGAACTCCTGCGACCGGTGGGGCAACACGAGCCTGGGCGGCTACACCCTCTACAACAACATCTGGGGCTCCGGCGCCGGCAGCCAGTGCGTCTGGGCCAACTCCGGTACCAACTGGGGGGTCTGGGCCGACCATCCCAACACCGGCGGCATCAAGTCGTACCCCAACTCCAAGAAGGTGATCAACAAGTCGATCACCTCGCTCGGCTCGCTCAACAGCAGCTACAACGTCACGGTCCCGTCCTCGGGCGCGTACAACACCTCGTACGACGTCTGGGACACGGACCACGACTACGAGATCATGCTCTGGGTCAACTACAACGGCGCCGTCGGTGCCCTCGGCAGCTTCCAGCAGAGCGTGACGGTCGGCGGCCACAGCTGGAACGTCTACAAGGGCCGGGCCTACCGGTCCGACGGCACGTACTGGGACGTCATCTCGTTCCTGCGCACCTCGGACTCGACCTCCGGCACCGTCCAGATCCTCCCCGTCCTGAAGTGGATCAAGGACACCAAGGGCTGGATGGGCAACGAGACCATCGGCGACGTGCAGTTCGGCTTCGAGGTCACCTCGTCCTCCGGCGGCTTGAACTTCACCACCAACAACCTGACGGTCAGCAGCAGTTGA